The following coding sequences are from one Shewanella violacea DSS12 window:
- the ahpF gene encoding alkyl hydroperoxide reductase subunit F, producing MLDTNLKNQLKTYLQNLKRPVELVVSADDSPKALELKSLAQDIDSLSELISVSEVQGERMPSMKVTSAETDTSITFAGLPMGHEFTSLILALLHTGGHPLKLDDSVIAQIKALPGEYHFETYVSLSCQNCPDVVQALNMMAAVNPKITNVMIDGALFQTEVFDRDILAVPSVYLNGKLFSQGRISLAEVLNKLDTGAAGRQAEQLAQKDVFDMLVVGGGPAGASAAIYSARKGLNTGVVADKFGGQVAETVAIENFISVKATEGPKLVANLESHVREYDVDVMDNQLGVKLTPSQGPNPYHELLLENGATLKSQTLLLATGARWREMNVPGEQEYRGKGVAYCPHCDGPLFKGKRVAVIGGGNSGIEAAIDLANIVEHVTVLEFDIQLRADDVLQRKAASMNNITIITQAMTTQVLGDGSRVNGLNYTDRATGEQHSVELAGIFVQIGLVPNTEWLKGVVDLTPRGEIIVDERGQTSVPGIFAAGDVTNTPYKQIIIAMGSGATASLGAFDYLIRHSVPEQANAA from the coding sequence ATGCTGGATACGAATCTTAAAAATCAACTGAAAACCTATCTGCAAAACCTCAAGCGTCCAGTTGAACTTGTCGTGTCTGCAGATGATAGCCCTAAGGCACTGGAACTTAAGTCACTGGCCCAAGATATCGATAGTTTGTCTGAATTAATCTCAGTGTCAGAAGTTCAAGGTGAACGTATGCCATCGATGAAGGTGACAAGTGCCGAAACTGATACAAGTATAACGTTCGCTGGTTTGCCCATGGGCCATGAATTTACCTCGTTAATATTGGCCTTGTTACATACTGGCGGTCACCCACTCAAGTTAGATGATAGTGTCATCGCTCAGATAAAGGCGTTACCCGGCGAATATCATTTTGAGACCTATGTTTCTCTAAGCTGCCAAAATTGCCCCGATGTGGTTCAGGCTTTGAATATGATGGCTGCAGTTAATCCTAAAATTACCAATGTGATGATAGACGGTGCTCTATTTCAGACCGAAGTTTTCGATCGAGATATTCTAGCTGTGCCTTCGGTATATCTTAATGGCAAATTATTTTCCCAGGGACGCATCAGTTTAGCTGAGGTTTTAAATAAGTTAGACACGGGAGCTGCGGGTCGTCAGGCCGAGCAATTGGCTCAAAAAGATGTGTTCGACATGTTAGTGGTTGGCGGCGGTCCCGCTGGTGCTTCTGCTGCTATCTACTCGGCGAGAAAAGGCCTAAATACAGGTGTAGTTGCCGATAAGTTTGGTGGCCAAGTGGCTGAAACCGTAGCAATCGAGAATTTTATATCAGTCAAGGCGACTGAGGGACCTAAGCTGGTGGCTAATCTTGAGTCCCATGTACGTGAGTACGATGTCGACGTGATGGACAATCAACTCGGTGTTAAGTTGACTCCAAGCCAAGGACCCAATCCTTATCATGAATTACTGCTTGAAAATGGTGCGACATTAAAAAGTCAGACCTTACTACTGGCTACCGGTGCGCGCTGGCGTGAGATGAATGTTCCCGGCGAGCAAGAGTATCGAGGTAAGGGTGTAGCTTATTGTCCACATTGTGATGGCCCCTTGTTCAAAGGCAAGCGTGTCGCTGTGATCGGCGGTGGTAACTCAGGTATCGAAGCGGCAATCGACTTGGCCAATATCGTTGAGCATGTGACCGTACTGGAATTTGATATTCAACTTAGAGCCGATGATGTGCTGCAGCGCAAGGCTGCCTCTATGAATAATATCACCATAATCACTCAAGCCATGACCACCCAAGTACTGGGTGATGGGTCAAGAGTCAATGGGCTTAACTACACAGATAGAGCCACGGGTGAGCAACATAGTGTTGAGCTAGCCGGTATCTTCGTGCAGATTGGCTTGGTGCCTAACACTGAATGGCTTAAAGGTGTGGTAGATCTAACGCCTAGAGGCGAGATCATTGTCGATGAGCGTGGTCAAACATCGGTTCCTGGCATATTTGCTGCGGGGGATGTGACCAACACTCCTTATAAACAGATAATCATCGCCATGGGCAGTGGCGCGACAGCCTCATTAGGGGCCTTCGATTACTTAATTCGACATAGCGTACCCGAGCAAGCTAACGCCGCTTAA
- the ahpC gene encoding alkyl hydroperoxide reductase subunit C, with amino-acid sequence MNQSIINTEIKPFSATAFHKGEFVPVTEKDLLGKWSVVFFYPADFTFVCPTELGDMADHYAKLQEMGVEVYSVSTDTHFTHKAWHDTSDTIKKIQYPMIGDPTGTITRNFGVMIEEDGLALRGTFVINPEGQIKVSEVHDLGIGRSAAELVRKIQAAQYVATHDGEVCPAAWQPGADTLAPSLDLVGKI; translated from the coding sequence ATGAATCAATCTATCATCAATACTGAAATCAAGCCTTTCTCTGCAACCGCTTTCCATAAGGGCGAGTTTGTACCAGTTACTGAGAAAGACCTATTGGGCAAGTGGTCAGTAGTATTCTTCTACCCAGCCGATTTCACTTTCGTCTGTCCAACTGAACTTGGTGACATGGCAGACCATTACGCTAAGCTGCAAGAGATGGGCGTTGAAGTTTACTCAGTATCTACCGATACTCACTTCACCCATAAGGCATGGCACGATACTTCAGATACTATCAAGAAGATTCAGTACCCAATGATAGGTGACCCAACTGGTACCATTACACGTAACTTCGGTGTGATGATTGAAGAAGATGGTCTGGCACTACGTGGCACATTCGTTATCAACCCTGAAGGTCAAATCAAGGTTAGCGAAGTTCATGACCTAGGAATAGGCCGTAGCGCTGCTGAACTGGTTCGTAAGATCCAAGCCGCTCAATATGTAGCGACTCACGACGGTGAAGTATGTCCAGCTGCATGGCAGCCAGGTGCAGATACCCTAGCACCATCTCTAGACCTAGTCGGTAAAATCTAA